TTAAAAAAATTTGGCATTGACAGTTTTAAAGAGGTCTTATTTGCCAGCATAGACACCGAGGGTAAATTATATTACCAAGCAAAGTCAACATAATGAAATTAAGGAGCTGCTGATATGCGGTTGTTAATTGTGTTGTCTGCCATACTTGTTTCCTTTATGGTGTTGGGCAGCTGGGTAAATCATAGCTTAACCGACACCGCAGAAGTATTATCCAAAGACCTGGTGGAGATAATGCAGGAGATAGAACAGGACAATTGGCAGGATGCATTGGACAAAACAAAGGCACTGGAACAGCAGTTAAAGGAAAAAACCCACTGGTGGCCCATGATACTGGACCATCAAGAGATTGACGAGGTTGAATTTGCTCTGGCA
This genomic interval from Desulfofalx alkaliphila DSM 12257 contains the following:
- a CDS encoding DUF4363 family protein — encoded protein: MRLLIVLSAILVSFMVLGSWVNHSLTDTAEVLSKDLVEIMQEIEQDNWQDALDKTKALEQQLKEKTHWWPMILDHQEIDEVEFALARLKEYVAAQNPDLSLAQLSEIKLMLQHIPDKESVTLKNIF